In the Palaeococcus pacificus DY20341 genome, one interval contains:
- a CDS encoding DEAD/DEAH box helicase: MKTVSVKIPDKSAKAIIVNAPPKAYFLIENLLTYKRDFGKWEKSESIYDPYERSFPIGVIPRVREYLKSKGLRLRVKDERKVYGIPLEAQWSEEIKLRPYQKRGVEKALKAGMGVLALPVGSGKTIVGLRIIYELGVSALIIVHTKELLYQWATQIERVLGVKAGLVGDNNWIERPITVAMIQTLLSRGVDKLELPYGVVMFDECHRTSAAQKFFELGMRLTQKYRFGLSATPWRRVKGEEVKIEGAIGPVIYEIKADTLIREGFLAKPRFKVLRYESEKVPFSERYKEFYEEMVMNHKERNKAIIEEAVNLAKKGHRVLIDVKRIEHGENLVKMLKEKEINAEFLSSQTVDRWDILEKFKSGEINVLTSTLLKEGVDIPEISAIILAGGGKSDIMTIQTIGRALRPKNGGSAVIVDVLDNDPLLFTHFIERQKALMSYYGKYYDKALVKEFGIDESSKKKKPKGHLTNL; the protein is encoded by the coding sequence ATGAAGACGGTCAGCGTGAAAATTCCTGATAAAAGCGCAAAGGCTATCATAGTGAATGCACCGCCTAAAGCATATTTTTTAATAGAAAACCTGTTGACGTATAAGCGGGATTTTGGTAAGTGGGAAAAATCAGAAAGCATTTACGACCCCTACGAGCGTTCATTCCCAATAGGGGTTATACCCCGAGTTAGAGAATACTTAAAGTCAAAGGGACTGAGGCTCAGGGTCAAAGATGAGAGGAAAGTTTACGGCATACCTTTAGAGGCACAGTGGAGCGAAGAAATAAAGCTCAGGCCGTATCAAAAGAGAGGCGTTGAAAAAGCCTTAAAGGCAGGTATGGGCGTTTTAGCACTACCAGTTGGGAGCGGAAAGACAATTGTAGGCCTCAGAATAATTTATGAGTTAGGGGTTTCCGCACTCATCATAGTGCACACCAAGGAGCTCCTCTATCAATGGGCAACACAGATAGAAAGAGTTTTAGGTGTCAAAGCTGGCTTAGTTGGGGACAACAATTGGATAGAAAGGCCTATAACCGTTGCAATGATCCAAACTCTCCTCTCGAGGGGAGTGGATAAACTGGAGCTGCCTTATGGGGTTGTAATGTTTGATGAGTGCCACAGAACATCGGCGGCACAGAAGTTCTTTGAGCTTGGAATGAGGCTTACCCAAAAATACCGCTTTGGGCTTTCGGCTACTCCATGGCGTCGCGTTAAAGGAGAGGAGGTAAAAATTGAAGGTGCAATAGGGCCTGTTATATACGAGATCAAAGCGGACACACTAATTAGGGAAGGATTTTTGGCAAAGCCAAGGTTCAAAGTTTTGAGGTATGAGTCAGAGAAAGTTCCCTTCAGCGAGCGCTATAAAGAGTTCTACGAAGAAATGGTGATGAACCACAAGGAGAGGAACAAGGCAATAATTGAGGAAGCTGTAAATCTTGCCAAAAAAGGACACCGGGTTCTAATTGATGTTAAGAGAATCGAGCATGGAGAAAATTTGGTAAAGATGCTCAAAGAAAAGGAAATTAATGCAGAATTCTTAAGCTCACAGACAGTGGACAGATGGGACATACTCGAGAAATTCAAAAGCGGCGAAATAAATGTCCTAACTTCCACGTTGCTTAAGGAAGGAGTTGATATACCTGAAATTTCGGCAATAATCTTGGCAGGCGGCGGAAAGAGCGATATAATGACCATCCAGACCATTGGAAGGGCTTTGAGACCCAAAAACGGAGGAAGTGCCGTAATAGTAGATGTTCTCGACAATGATCCTCTTTTGTTCACCCACTTCATAGAGCGGCAAAAGGCCCTAATGTCCTACTACGGCAAATACTATGATAAAGCTCTTGTAAAAGAGTTCGGAATTGATGAAAGCAGCAAGAAGAAAAAACCTAAAGGGCATCTAACCAATCTCTAA
- a CDS encoding amidohydrolase has protein sequence MLIKNAVLPNKKRADIYIEEKEIVSINGEKNKDDWVIDARGKLVLPSFYNTHTHLAMTLMRGIVEDLVLKDWLEKIVWPMEKHLSREHVYWGSIIGGLELIRSGIAGIADMYFFMDEVAKVLKLLGLRGTLGTTIFDFPSPEAESTDEMLKIAEAFAKDYQNDELITPSIAPHSTYTCSPETLLKVKELADKYGLLIQIHLAETRWEVYEIQKRYGKRPVELLGDIGFLDENVLAAHAVWVTKAEIRTLAKHGVKVVHNPISNMKLASGGAGVMPYPEMKEYGVLVTLGTDGVASNNNFDMFEEMKVMAIAQKNHRWDPTIAKAEEVFKIATENGAKALGLKAGRIEEGYLADLMLIDLNKPHLKPFYDPITLAVYSMRASDVDGLIVNGRPLMLNKEILVVDEAEMLEKAEKKAFELYEKAFS, from the coding sequence ATGCTAATCAAAAACGCGGTTTTGCCGAACAAAAAGAGAGCGGATATCTATATAGAAGAAAAAGAGATAGTGAGCATAAACGGGGAGAAGAATAAAGATGACTGGGTTATAGATGCGAGAGGAAAGCTCGTTCTCCCCTCATTCTATAACACCCACACTCACTTAGCTATGACTCTGATGAGGGGCATTGTTGAGGACTTAGTCCTTAAAGACTGGCTCGAAAAGATAGTCTGGCCAATGGAAAAGCACCTGAGCAGGGAGCATGTTTACTGGGGCTCCATAATTGGTGGTTTAGAACTCATAAGGTCAGGAATTGCAGGAATAGCGGATATGTATTTTTTTATGGATGAGGTTGCCAAAGTTCTGAAGCTTTTAGGGCTAAGGGGCACTTTAGGAACGACGATTTTTGACTTTCCATCCCCTGAAGCGGAGAGTACAGACGAAATGTTAAAAATTGCTGAAGCTTTTGCTAAAGACTATCAAAATGATGAGCTTATAACGCCGAGCATAGCCCCCCATTCTACTTACACCTGTTCACCCGAGACGCTCCTTAAAGTTAAGGAGCTTGCGGATAAGTACGGTCTTTTGATCCAGATACATTTGGCGGAGACGAGATGGGAGGTTTATGAAATCCAAAAGCGCTATGGAAAGAGGCCTGTAGAACTTTTAGGGGACATAGGCTTTTTAGATGAGAATGTTTTGGCCGCTCATGCGGTTTGGGTTACAAAAGCAGAAATTAGGACTTTGGCAAAACACGGAGTAAAAGTGGTTCACAACCCAATAAGCAACATGAAGCTTGCGAGCGGCGGCGCTGGCGTAATGCCCTACCCGGAGATGAAGGAGTACGGAGTTTTGGTAACTCTGGGGACAGATGGCGTTGCAAGCAACAACAATTTTGACATGTTTGAGGAGATGAAAGTTATGGCCATAGCACAAAAGAATCACAGGTGGGACCCAACGATAGCAAAGGCTGAGGAAGTGTTTAAGATAGCAACAGAGAACGGTGCAAAGGCATTAGGACTTAAAGCAGGACGAATTGAAGAGGGATACCTGGCCGATTTAATGTTAATTGATTTGAACAAACCCCACTTAAAGCCGTTCTACGACCCAATTACCTTAGCGGTTTATTCAATGAGAGCAAGCGATGTTGATGGACTGATAGTCAATGGAAGGCCACTAATGCTCAACAAAGAGATTTTAGTTGTAGATGAGGCGGAAATGCTTGAGAAGGCCGAGAAAAAGGCTTTTGAACTCTACGAAAAGGCTTTTTCATGA
- the serK gene encoding L-serine kinase SerK, with product MGVEKVPKYDIPTKKVDYVFIELDKMKPHEQLVQKELEAFIESVTGSGLFWKPMLLAKVPGEDMYLIVDGHHRWAGLQKLGAKKAPSVILDYFSDDVKVYTWYPAFKGDLNKVLERLKAEGLEIIESEAAEEKAEKGEIAFALVGKEKMYEIPGALDEQKKVSKVLDEMSVEGEIELIYYGLKEDAREDMDKGEIDYVFIRKAPSKEEVMELVKRSEVYSPKTTRHVLPFNPDKIDVKLEELF from the coding sequence ATGGGAGTTGAGAAGGTTCCAAAGTACGACATTCCAACGAAGAAAGTTGATTACGTTTTTATTGAGCTTGATAAGATGAAGCCTCACGAGCAGCTCGTTCAAAAGGAGCTTGAGGCCTTCATCGAGAGTGTTACCGGCTCGGGTCTCTTCTGGAAGCCCATGCTTTTGGCCAAGGTTCCAGGAGAGGACATGTACCTCATAGTTGACGGCCACCACAGATGGGCTGGACTCCAAAAGCTCGGTGCTAAGAAAGCCCCATCCGTGATTTTGGACTATTTCAGCGATGATGTGAAAGTTTACACATGGTATCCTGCTTTCAAGGGGGACTTAAATAAGGTTCTAGAGCGCTTAAAGGCAGAAGGCTTGGAGATCATTGAAAGCGAAGCTGCCGAGGAGAAGGCTGAGAAGGGTGAGATTGCCTTTGCTCTCGTCGGCAAGGAGAAGATGTATGAGATACCCGGTGCCCTCGATGAGCAGAAGAAGGTCAGTAAAGTTCTCGATGAGATGAGCGTAGAGGGCGAGATAGAGCTCATCTACTACGGCCTCAAAGAGGATGCAAGGGAAGACATGGACAAAGGCGAAATTGACTATGTGTTCATAAGAAAAGCCCCAAGCAAGGAGGAAGTTATGGAGCTCGTCAAGCGCAGTGAGGTTTACTCACCAAAGACTACAAGACACGTCTTGCCTTTCAACCCAGACAAGATTGACGTGAAGTTGGAGGAGCTCTTCTGA
- a CDS encoding ATP-binding protein: MPAIREVIEDLKSFGEESGLYDKRILLLFSGGKDSSLALYLLKKARFDVAALTFKHRWSWREPLLWALNFTKELGVTHYIVDTTEGLLRDVIGRKGNKMCMKCKKRMLFNAYYFAKLNGFDVLAKGDNSNDKIIGALLDQWKGDIRLSGIPKIGIPFFRPLIKYTANDVEELAKEAKIEPLRMYEHGRRRQWREGCPLQYLDYESVITEKSMDLAYELNFEISKLARKHKVRMSVLVPTFKIMCHSCNEEILEEAMRIIKEATKR, translated from the coding sequence ATGCCAGCAATCCGCGAGGTAATAGAGGATTTAAAATCATTTGGTGAAGAGAGCGGCCTTTATGATAAGAGAATTTTGCTCTTATTTTCTGGTGGAAAGGACAGCAGTTTAGCGCTCTACCTCCTAAAGAAGGCCCGCTTTGATGTTGCAGCGCTCACGTTTAAGCACCGCTGGTCTTGGCGTGAGCCACTCCTCTGGGCGCTGAACTTTACAAAAGAGCTTGGAGTAACTCATTACATCGTCGATACGACCGAGGGGCTCTTGAGAGATGTTATAGGGAGAAAGGGCAATAAGATGTGCATGAAGTGCAAGAAGAGAATGCTCTTCAATGCTTACTACTTCGCCAAGCTCAACGGCTTCGATGTCTTGGCAAAGGGCGACAATTCGAATGATAAAATCATCGGAGCTCTGCTTGACCAGTGGAAAGGGGATATTAGGCTCAGCGGGATTCCGAAAATTGGAATACCCTTTTTTAGACCCCTTATAAAATACACCGCAAATGATGTTGAAGAGCTGGCGAAGGAAGCCAAAATAGAACCCCTCCGAATGTACGAACACGGCAGGAGGAGACAGTGGCGCGAAGGATGCCCTCTCCAATACCTCGATTATGAGAGTGTCATAACCGAAAAAAGCATGGACTTAGCTTATGAGCTTAATTTTGAGATAAGCAAGCTTGCAAGAAAGCACAAAGTTAGAATGAGCGTTTTGGTGCCCACATTTAAAATCATGTGCCACAGCTGCAACGAGGAAATTTTGGAGGAGGCTATGAGGATTATAAAAGAAGCGACAAAAAGATAA
- a CDS encoding geranylgeranyl reductase family protein: protein MHYDVVVVGAGIAGPILARNVAKQGYSVLVIDKKAEIGSPKRCGEGLGIGTFEKYDIPYDKRFINREIYGAAIYSPNGHKLELRYNKASGVILERKIFDKMLAYYAAKAGADVMAKTEAIGLIRRNGKIVGLKAKHEGETLEINADIIVAADGVESRIARWAGINSFLPPHELDSAYEYEMILKDFEFDPDLIHLYFGNEVAPRGYVWIFPKDEDRANVGIGINGDNPNTAKYYLEKWLKENNIKGTKILEVNVGGVPVGGFLKELTKENVVVVGDAARQVNPMHGGGMAEAMEAATIASKWIVKALEEENLELLENYTTEWWTNDGERLMKVLKIRQISEKLSDDELDAAVQALSGADAEKLAAGDYKEVFKALIKHPKVLLKPRMLKLLREAL, encoded by the coding sequence ATGCACTATGATGTCGTTGTAGTTGGAGCCGGTATAGCTGGCCCAATCTTAGCAAGAAACGTTGCAAAGCAGGGATATAGCGTTCTTGTAATAGACAAAAAAGCCGAGATTGGTTCGCCAAAGAGGTGCGGAGAGGGCCTCGGCATTGGAACCTTTGAGAAGTATGATATTCCCTATGATAAGCGCTTTATCAATAGGGAAATCTATGGTGCTGCTATATACTCTCCAAATGGACACAAGCTTGAGCTCCGCTATAATAAAGCGAGCGGTGTTATATTAGAGAGAAAAATCTTTGATAAGATGCTCGCATATTATGCAGCGAAAGCGGGCGCTGATGTGATGGCAAAAACCGAAGCCATCGGACTAATAAGGAGAAATGGAAAAATTGTTGGACTCAAAGCCAAGCATGAGGGAGAGACCCTTGAGATTAACGCTGACATAATCGTCGCTGCCGATGGTGTTGAGAGCAGAATCGCAAGGTGGGCTGGAATAAACAGCTTTTTGCCGCCCCATGAGCTTGACTCCGCTTATGAGTACGAGATGATTTTAAAGGACTTTGAATTTGATCCTGACCTAATTCACCTCTACTTTGGAAATGAGGTTGCCCCAAGGGGTTATGTTTGGATATTCCCAAAAGATGAAGACAGAGCAAACGTTGGAATTGGAATCAATGGAGATAATCCAAACACTGCTAAATACTATCTCGAAAAGTGGCTCAAAGAGAACAACATTAAGGGTACAAAAATCCTTGAGGTAAATGTTGGCGGCGTTCCCGTTGGAGGCTTCTTAAAGGAGCTCACAAAGGAAAATGTCGTTGTGGTTGGAGATGCAGCTCGTCAAGTGAACCCAATGCATGGCGGAGGAATGGCCGAGGCGATGGAAGCTGCTACAATAGCATCAAAGTGGATAGTGAAGGCTTTGGAGGAAGAGAACCTTGAACTTCTCGAAAACTACACAACCGAATGGTGGACAAACGATGGAGAGAGGCTCATGAAAGTCCTCAAGATAAGACAAATAAGCGAAAAACTAAGCGATGATGAGCTTGATGCCGCTGTGCAAGCACTAAGCGGTGCCGATGCCGAAAAGCTGGCTGCAGGAGATTACAAAGAAGTCTTCAAAGCATTAATAAAGCATCCAAAAGTTCTCTTAAAGCCGCGCATGCTCAAGCTTTTGAGAGAAGCTCTGTGA
- a CDS encoding DUF362 domain-containing protein, whose amino-acid sequence MALQRIKIEVTKEKCYLCGSCVAVCPKESIVLENDEWIFFQDRCISCKFCIAACPVGALSAKPLEEE is encoded by the coding sequence ATGGCACTGCAGAGGATTAAAATAGAGGTTACTAAAGAAAAGTGCTACTTATGCGGCTCCTGTGTTGCGGTATGCCCAAAAGAAAGTATAGTACTTGAGAACGATGAATGGATTTTCTTCCAAGATAGGTGCATCTCATGTAAGTTTTGTATTGCAGCTTGTCCAGTTGGGGCTTTGAGTGCAAAACCTTTGGAGGAGGAATGA
- the surR gene encoding sulfur metabolism transcriptional regulator SurR, which yields MSEPDIFYILGNKVRRDLLSHLTCTECYFSLLSNKVNVSSTAVSKHLKIMEREGIIKSYEKEGTFIGPTRKYYQITFSRTYIATVTPNLFWYKGLDLHEAPEKLGKYNINLEELKLSHDNLTDMIIDFIGSNEQLSRILDALKDIESYRNWLIEEIKDIYLKEIGDMTQLAILHHLLLYNEATVDNLSDILNLKEREVLKKAEELNKFVPLIIKDGVIKIDEEALKKKSQ from the coding sequence ATGTCTGAGCCTGATATATTTTACATCCTTGGGAATAAGGTTAGGAGGGATTTACTGAGTCATTTAACTTGTACTGAATGTTATTTTAGTCTCTTAAGTAACAAAGTTAATGTATCATCAACAGCCGTCTCAAAGCATCTAAAGATAATGGAGAGGGAAGGCATCATCAAGTCCTATGAGAAAGAGGGCACGTTTATAGGTCCCACAAGGAAGTATTACCAAATAACGTTCTCTAGGACATATATAGCCACCGTAACTCCAAACCTATTCTGGTACAAGGGACTAGATTTACATGAAGCTCCAGAGAAGCTAGGAAAATATAACATTAATCTTGAAGAGTTAAAACTATCCCATGACAACCTAACAGACATGATAATCGATTTTATAGGATCTAACGAACAGTTAAGCCGCATCTTAGATGCCCTTAAGGATATTGAGAGCTATAGAAACTGGCTCATTGAGGAAATAAAAGACATATACCTCAAAGAGATAGGCGATATGACGCAATTAGCTATTCTCCATCACCTGCTTTTGTATAATGAGGCCACAGTGGATAACCTCAGTGACATATTGAACCTGAAGGAAAGGGAAGTTTTAAAGAAGGCTGAAGAGCTTAACAAATTTGTTCCGTTAATAATAAAAGACGGTGTCATTAAGATAGATGAAGAAGCATTAAAGAAAAAATCTCAATGA
- the pdo gene encoding protein disulfide oxidoreductase translates to MGLISDGDKKVIREEFFSKLTNPVKIIVFIGKDHCQYCEQLKQLVQEVSELSDLVSYEIHDFDNEKELAEKYRIDKAPSLVITQDGKDLGVRYFGLPAGHEFGAFLEDIVDVSNGTTDLMPETKEALKNIDKDVQIYAFVTPTCPYCPMAVRMAHKFAIENALAGKGKILGDMIEAIEYPELADKYSVMAVPKVVIRVNGEDKVSFEGAYPEKMFLEKLMEALE, encoded by the coding sequence ATGGGACTGATTAGCGATGGAGACAAGAAAGTTATTAGGGAGGAGTTCTTCTCAAAATTAACTAATCCAGTTAAGATTATCGTCTTCATTGGAAAAGACCACTGCCAGTACTGTGAACAACTAAAGCAGCTCGTTCAAGAGGTTAGTGAACTTAGCGACTTGGTGAGCTACGAGATCCATGACTTTGATAATGAGAAGGAGCTCGCAGAGAAGTATAGGATTGACAAAGCTCCTTCACTTGTAATTACCCAAGACGGCAAAGATTTGGGTGTTAGATACTTTGGACTTCCAGCAGGGCACGAGTTCGGAGCTTTCCTTGAGGACATAGTTGACGTTTCAAACGGTACTACAGACTTAATGCCTGAGACAAAGGAAGCCCTTAAGAACATTGACAAGGACGTCCAAATATATGCTTTCGTTACACCAACATGCCCATACTGCCCAATGGCTGTTAGGATGGCCCACAAGTTTGCTATTGAGAATGCATTGGCAGGAAAGGGCAAGATCCTTGGAGATATGATTGAGGCTATTGAGTACCCAGAATTGGCAGACAAATACAGCGTTATGGCCGTTCCAAAGGTTGTAATTAGGGTTAACGGCGAAGACAAAGTTTCATTTGAGGGTGCATATCCGGAGAAGATGTTCCTCGAGAAGCTCATGGAAGCCTTAGAGTGA
- the pgsA gene encoding archaetidylinositol phosphate synthase encodes MVLNKYRPKVKGYLESIVSPLAKLGLTPNQLTLIGFLITLASAYYFSLGAQRVAALILIFGSLVDALDGTLARLTGKTSRFGAFLDSTIDRVSDGAILFGIAYGGLVRWEVAFITLIGAYLVSYERCRAELAGSGSLAIGIAERAERLIILVLFALLNRVELGVYIVAVLAWITVFQRLIAAKERLS; translated from the coding sequence ATGGTCCTAAATAAGTACCGGCCAAAGGTCAAAGGATATCTGGAATCTATTGTATCTCCTTTGGCAAAGCTTGGCCTAACTCCAAACCAGCTCACCCTTATAGGGTTTTTAATAACACTCGCGAGCGCTTACTACTTCTCCCTTGGAGCCCAGAGAGTAGCGGCTTTGATTTTAATTTTTGGCTCTTTGGTAGATGCTCTAGATGGGACATTAGCTCGACTGACAGGCAAAACCTCTCGCTTCGGCGCTTTTTTGGATTCCACAATTGATCGAGTAAGCGATGGAGCAATACTGTTTGGAATTGCTTATGGTGGGCTTGTAAGGTGGGAGGTTGCTTTTATCACGCTGATTGGGGCATATTTGGTAAGCTATGAGAGGTGCAGGGCTGAATTAGCGGGAAGCGGCAGCTTAGCCATAGGAATAGCAGAAAGGGCAGAGCGTTTAATAATCCTAGTGCTCTTCGCCTTGTTAAATAGAGTCGAGCTTGGTGTTTATATAGTTGCTGTGTTGGCGTGGATTACTGTCTTTCAACGTTTAATTGCCGCAAAAGAAAGGCTCAGTTAA
- a CDS encoding tRNA (cytidine(56)-2'-O)-methyltransferase, translating to MIVVLRLGHRPERDKRITTHVALTARAFGADGIIITTEDEHVEESVKDVVERWGGPFFIEFNENWRRILREWKGKIVHLTMYGLHIDDALPKVEEDLERGEDLLIVVGAEKVPRDVYERADYNIGVGNQPHSEVAALAVFLDRLLKGEGLRKEFQNAKVKIIPQERGKKVITLEKEE from the coding sequence ATGATTGTAGTTTTGCGCTTGGGACACAGACCGGAGAGGGATAAGAGGATAACAACTCATGTAGCCCTAACAGCGAGGGCGTTTGGAGCGGATGGAATAATCATAACCACAGAAGATGAGCACGTTGAGGAAAGCGTTAAGGATGTTGTGGAGAGATGGGGAGGTCCTTTCTTCATTGAATTCAACGAGAACTGGCGCAGGATTTTAAGGGAATGGAAAGGGAAGATAGTCCACCTTACCATGTATGGCCTACATATAGATGATGCTCTTCCTAAAGTTGAGGAGGACTTAGAAAGAGGAGAGGATCTGCTCATTGTGGTTGGAGCTGAAAAAGTTCCAAGGGACGTTTATGAGAGAGCAGACTACAACATAGGCGTTGGCAATCAGCCGCACAGTGAAGTTGCGGCTTTGGCCGTCTTTTTGGACAGGCTCTTAAAGGGAGAAGGTCTTAGGAAAGAGTTCCAAAATGCCAAAGTTAAAATAATCCCGCAGGAAAGAGGCAAAAAAGTGATCACACTCGAGAAAGAGGAGTGA
- a CDS encoding COG1470 family protein: MDKFKKYALFVAFLVLASGCIYKPPYTINFSLNKNVVEPGETFYITLTFNNTGKVAFVGMEDLSDIPDGFIVIRYPQFPRFLKVGESADLVWVLKAPLAPGTYPIKLRINFIDELHRAWFEYREFVITVVKGSNSNSKNKEGKLLLNFGISSSTLEGGEEFQLTLNLTNIGDKTVKVGEVNIYLSEGIELSSQSTLPDKIPPQETVLVNYTLKAKYMHSKGYITIFVSYNEGGTEVKKVLSGDVEVLWRPWIHDRETLKEAYKDKYGWIVDPYIVDGYWIKKYKAEITGDLESLTPYIKGLTEGAKSEVDAAKNVYNWIRDNYTFGDTTTALEPINIAEQRKISYDEGQILFVGMMRALNVPSRLVTLYNGGDCTLKAVSEFYSNGEWYVVDFERGFFGSRGEYIATSFFPRLYQMLTDGGYRLVAQAPEELKGHEHIDVTGEYTAKIKETLIEEIEKRTSPTGRIQLNKILMDMDENEQLFALFLLASAPKDELNYVLTKYSAGDIGKNIKTIHEFYKNKPYPDDFEEYWKILREGLG, translated from the coding sequence GTGGACAAATTTAAAAAATACGCTCTGTTTGTAGCATTCTTGGTGCTGGCTTCCGGATGTATTTATAAACCCCCCTATACCATTAACTTTTCCTTAAATAAAAATGTCGTTGAGCCAGGTGAGACCTTTTATATAACCTTAACGTTTAATAACACGGGAAAAGTTGCTTTTGTCGGAATGGAAGATTTAAGTGATATTCCCGACGGATTTATAGTGATTAGATATCCTCAATTTCCCCGCTTCCTGAAAGTTGGAGAAAGCGCCGATCTAGTGTGGGTTTTAAAAGCACCTTTAGCCCCTGGGACGTATCCCATAAAGTTGCGCATAAATTTTATAGATGAGCTTCATAGAGCGTGGTTTGAATATAGAGAGTTTGTGATTACAGTTGTAAAAGGAAGCAATTCTAACAGTAAAAATAAAGAGGGCAAACTTCTCTTGAACTTTGGGATATCCTCTTCTACGCTGGAAGGGGGAGAAGAGTTTCAGTTAACGCTCAATTTAACGAATATAGGGGACAAAACTGTAAAAGTGGGAGAGGTTAACATTTATCTTTCAGAGGGAATAGAACTGAGCTCCCAAAGCACTTTACCGGATAAAATTCCCCCGCAGGAAACCGTTTTGGTCAATTATACATTGAAAGCAAAATACATGCACTCAAAAGGATACATAACCATATTTGTGAGCTATAATGAAGGTGGAACGGAAGTTAAAAAAGTGCTGAGCGGTGATGTTGAAGTCCTCTGGAGGCCCTGGATTCACGACAGAGAAACTTTGAAAGAGGCTTATAAAGACAAGTATGGCTGGATAGTCGATCCCTACATTGTAGACGGATACTGGATAAAAAAATATAAAGCTGAAATAACCGGAGACCTAGAGAGCCTAACACCATACATTAAAGGACTGACAGAGGGAGCAAAATCCGAGGTAGATGCGGCAAAGAACGTCTATAATTGGATAAGGGATAACTACACATTTGGGGACACAACGACAGCTCTTGAGCCCATCAACATAGCAGAGCAAAGAAAGATAAGCTATGATGAAGGACAAATACTCTTTGTCGGCATGATGAGGGCTTTAAATGTTCCCTCCAGACTTGTGACGCTGTACAACGGTGGGGACTGCACTTTGAAAGCAGTCTCTGAATTTTACTCAAATGGAGAATGGTATGTTGTAGATTTTGAGAGGGGCTTTTTTGGAAGCAGGGGAGAGTACATAGCTACATCCTTCTTCCCTCGTCTCTATCAAATGTTAACGGACGGAGGTTATAGATTGGTTGCTCAAGCTCCGGAAGAACTAAAGGGGCATGAACACATTGATGTGACCGGTGAATATACCGCAAAAATTAAAGAGACACTAATAGAAGAAATTGAAAAGAGAACATCTCCGACAGGAAGGATCCAGCTTAATAAGATACTCATGGATATGGATGAAAATGAGCAACTTTTTGCTCTATTTTTATTGGCATCAGCCCCTAAGGACGAGCTCAATTATGTGCTAACAAAATACAGTGCCGGGGACATCGGGAAAAACATTAAAACCATACATGAATTTTACAAAAATAAGCCTTATCCAGATGATTTTGAAGAATACTGGAAAATATTAAGGGAGGGACTGGGATGA
- a CDS encoding SAM hydrolase/SAM-dependent halogenase family protein: MITLTTDFGLKAPYVGEMKGAILSINPEVELIDITHSITRHSILEGSFVMEQIVKYYPKGTIHVGVIDPGVGTSRRALIIEGSQFLIVPDNGLATLPLKHITPKAAYEIDIGKMEGIIGRKISTTFHGRDVFGPAAALLELGYEPSRLGEEIDMESIIKLDLKPKKSGDAWLLKVIYIDEFGNVILGLEDYEKPTYIEVKSIRIPYKDTYGEVGKGELLALPGSHDYLEIAVNQGSAAEILEVNVGDELEVKLVY, encoded by the coding sequence ATGATAACGCTTACAACTGATTTCGGGCTCAAAGCACCATATGTAGGCGAGATGAAAGGAGCAATACTTTCGATAAATCCTGAAGTTGAGTTAATAGATATAACACACTCAATAACGCGGCACAGCATTTTAGAAGGCTCCTTTGTGATGGAGCAGATTGTGAAGTATTATCCAAAAGGCACAATTCATGTTGGAGTTATTGATCCGGGGGTAGGCACTTCGAGGAGGGCTCTGATCATAGAGGGGAGCCAATTTTTAATAGTTCCCGATAACGGCCTTGCGACATTGCCGCTAAAACACATAACTCCAAAAGCAGCCTATGAGATTGATATAGGAAAGATGGAGGGAATAATCGGGAGAAAAATAAGCACTACGTTCCATGGGAGAGACGTTTTTGGGCCAGCAGCAGCTCTTCTTGAGCTTGGGTATGAACCATCCCGTTTGGGAGAGGAAATAGACATGGAGAGCATAATAAAACTTGACTTAAAGCCTAAGAAAAGCGGAGATGCCTGGCTCTTAAAAGTTATATACATCGATGAATTCGGCAACGTGATTCTAGGCCTAGAGGACTACGAAAAGCCAACCTACATTGAAGTTAAGAGTATTAGAATTCCCTACAAGGACACCTATGGCGAAGTTGGTAAGGGAGAGCTCTTAGCTTTGCCAGGAAGCCACGATTACTTAGAGATAGCTGTCAATCAGGGCTCTGCTGCTGAGATTTTAGAGGTTAATGTGGGCGATGAGCTGGAGGTGAAGCTTGTCTATTAA